A genomic window from Streptomyces mirabilis includes:
- a CDS encoding VOC family protein, producing the protein MPAIKKFQVTFDCAEPERLARFWCEVLGYVIPPPPEGFSTWDDFNRTLPPEEQGSWFACSDPSGVGPRLYFQRVPEGKIVKNRVHLDVRAGTGLVGDERLATLEAECARLVALGATHVRTLYADEENESCIPMLDIEGNEFCID; encoded by the coding sequence ATGCCAGCGATCAAGAAGTTCCAAGTCACCTTTGACTGCGCAGAACCTGAGCGCCTTGCTCGCTTCTGGTGTGAAGTGTTGGGGTACGTCATACCGCCGCCACCGGAGGGGTTCAGCACCTGGGACGATTTCAACCGCACCCTGCCTCCTGAGGAGCAGGGATCATGGTTCGCCTGCAGTGATCCCTCAGGCGTGGGCCCGCGCCTGTACTTCCAGCGCGTCCCCGAAGGGAAAATCGTCAAGAATCGGGTGCATCTCGACGTTCGGGCCGGCACCGGGCTCGTGGGGGACGAGCGCCTCGCCACGCTCGAAGCCGAGTGCGCACGACTGGTCGCCCTCGGTGCGACCCACGTGCGAACGCTGTACGCCGATGAGGAGAACGAGTCGTGCATCCCGATGCTGGACATCGAGGGCAACGAGTTCTGTATCGACTGA
- a CDS encoding response regulator transcription factor produces the protein MPVTVLLVDDEPLVRAGLRAVLAAQPDIEVVGEAADGAAVIPLVRQLRPDVVAMDVRMPLMDGIEATRALLRTVSDPPKILVVTTFENDEYVYEALRAGADGFLLKRARPAEIVHAVRLVAEGESLLFPASVRQLAAEYGDGGGNPAARAAMERAALTEREAEVLRLMARGLSNAEIAGRLIVGTETVKSHVSAVLAKLGARDRTQAVIAAYESGFVAPG, from the coding sequence ATGCCGGTCACCGTTCTCCTCGTCGACGACGAACCGCTCGTCCGCGCGGGTCTGCGGGCCGTCCTGGCGGCGCAGCCCGACATCGAGGTCGTGGGAGAGGCGGCCGACGGCGCCGCGGTGATCCCGCTCGTGCGGCAGCTGCGGCCGGACGTCGTCGCCATGGACGTCCGCATGCCGCTCATGGACGGCATCGAGGCCACGCGCGCGCTCCTGCGGACCGTGAGCGATCCCCCGAAGATCCTCGTCGTGACCACGTTCGAGAACGACGAGTACGTCTACGAGGCGCTGCGCGCGGGTGCCGACGGTTTTCTGCTGAAGCGGGCCAGGCCCGCCGAGATCGTGCACGCGGTGCGGCTCGTCGCGGAGGGCGAGTCGCTGCTGTTCCCGGCGTCCGTACGACAGTTGGCGGCCGAGTACGGGGACGGTGGCGGGAATCCGGCGGCGCGGGCGGCCATGGAGCGCGCCGCGCTGACCGAGCGGGAGGCGGAGGTGCTGCGGCTGATGGCCCGGGGGCTGTCGAACGCGGAGATCGCCGGGCGGCTGATCGTCGGAACCGAGACGGTCAAGTCGCACGTCAGCGCCGTACTGGCGAAGCTGGGAGCCCGGGACCGTACCCAGGCGGTCATCGCGGCGTACGAGTCGGGGTTCGTGGCCCCCGGCTGA
- a CDS encoding ABC transporter permease subunit: MTFAPVLHAEWIKIRTLRSLVAGLLAVLLATAAFSALAGLDDSGDQDFDPLFSVFFGVSFGQIAAITFGAQAVAAEFRGGALRVSLAAVPRRGRWFAAKVVAIGVPALAVGLVSGLVSLLVGKAVLGTRASGLTWGEGVRGAVGCGLYLALMALFAAGLTALLRSAVATLGILVPFLLIVSFVIGGVSGGAADFLPDRAGQVVLHETWDGALGPWTGLMVTAAWTAAALAAGAWSVRRRDA; encoded by the coding sequence ATGACCTTCGCACCCGTACTCCACGCGGAGTGGATCAAAATCCGTACGCTGCGGTCCCTCGTCGCGGGACTGCTCGCGGTGCTCCTGGCGACGGCGGCGTTCTCCGCGCTCGCCGGTCTCGACGACTCCGGTGACCAGGACTTCGACCCGCTGTTCTCGGTGTTCTTCGGCGTGAGCTTCGGGCAGATCGCGGCGATCACGTTCGGCGCTCAGGCCGTCGCGGCCGAGTTCCGGGGCGGTGCGCTGCGGGTGTCGCTGGCGGCGGTGCCCCGGCGGGGACGGTGGTTCGCGGCCAAGGTGGTGGCGATCGGGGTGCCCGCGCTGGCCGTCGGCCTGGTGTCAGGGCTCGTGAGCCTGCTCGTGGGCAAGGCGGTCCTCGGAACCAGGGCGAGCGGGCTGACGTGGGGCGAAGGGGTACGCGGGGCCGTGGGCTGCGGCCTCTACCTGGCGCTGATGGCGCTGTTCGCCGCCGGGCTCACGGCCCTACTGCGCAGCGCGGTCGCCACGTTGGGCATCCTGGTGCCGTTCCTCCTGATCGTCTCCTTCGTGATCGGCGGAGTGTCGGGCGGCGCGGCCGACTTCCTGCCCGACCGGGCGGGCCAAGTGGTGCTCCACGAGACGTGGGACGGCGCCCTCGGCCCCTGGACCGGGCTCATGGTGACCGCGGCCTGGACGGCGGCGGCCCTCGCGGCGGGCGCGTGGAGCGTACGCCGCAGGGACGCCTGA
- a CDS encoding cytochrome P450: MTEAILRQIIDYAHRADPYPLYAELRQTPVYHDADGPFVLSRYYDIQSLLHDPRISSDARNLKTPATANPLAAEADEETALPPSFLRLDPPEHDRLRRMTNRPFGPPHSPRRVHEMRGELKDIVSGLIDGIDNPDRIDLVDQFSYPFPVTVICRLLGVPREDEARFHSWADTIAASLDPVPGADTDERAKVSHNARTELGMYLAGLIEERRKKPGDDMLSQLSTAGGPDGVMTTMEVLSTAALLLIAGHETTVNLITNGMLTLLRNPDVLERLRKDPNFAVPVVEELLRFEPPVQLVPQRTTLADIEVRGVTIPKGASLWLVLAAGNRDPDRFEDPDRFDPDRGDIQHLGFGSGIHSCFGAPLARLEAQLALSELARRLENPRLLEDPPPYRQNAVLRGPRHLPIACDGIRP; this comes from the coding sequence ATGACCGAAGCCATCCTGCGGCAGATCATCGACTACGCCCACCGCGCCGATCCGTATCCGCTGTACGCGGAGCTGCGTCAGACGCCGGTGTACCACGACGCGGACGGACCGTTCGTCCTCAGCAGGTACTACGACATCCAGAGCCTGCTCCACGATCCGCGCATCAGCTCCGACGCCCGCAATCTGAAGACGCCGGCGACCGCGAACCCGCTGGCCGCCGAAGCGGACGAGGAGACGGCCCTTCCGCCGAGCTTCCTGCGGCTCGACCCGCCGGAGCACGACCGGCTGCGGCGCATGACGAACCGGCCGTTCGGGCCGCCGCACTCCCCGCGGCGTGTCCACGAGATGCGCGGCGAGCTGAAGGACATCGTCTCCGGGCTCATCGACGGCATCGACAACCCGGACCGGATCGATCTGGTCGACCAGTTCTCCTATCCCTTCCCCGTGACCGTGATCTGCCGGCTGCTGGGGGTGCCGCGCGAGGACGAGGCGCGCTTCCACTCCTGGGCGGACACGATCGCCGCCAGCCTGGACCCCGTCCCGGGCGCCGACACCGACGAGCGCGCCAAGGTCTCCCACAACGCCCGCACCGAGCTGGGCATGTATCTGGCCGGGCTCATCGAGGAACGCCGCAAGAAGCCCGGGGACGACATGCTGTCCCAGCTGTCCACGGCGGGAGGGCCGGACGGGGTCATGACGACGATGGAGGTCCTGAGTACCGCGGCGCTCCTGCTGATCGCCGGCCACGAGACCACGGTCAACCTCATCACCAACGGCATGCTGACCCTGCTGCGCAACCCCGATGTGCTCGAGCGGCTGCGCAAGGACCCGAATTTCGCCGTCCCCGTCGTCGAGGAGCTGCTGCGGTTCGAGCCGCCGGTACAGCTGGTGCCGCAGCGCACCACCCTCGCCGACATCGAGGTCCGCGGGGTCACCATCCCCAAGGGCGCGTCACTGTGGCTGGTGCTGGCGGCGGGGAACCGCGACCCCGACCGCTTCGAGGATCCGGACCGGTTCGACCCGGACCGCGGGGACATCCAGCACCTCGGCTTCGGCAGCGGCATCCACAGCTGCTTCGGCGCCCCGCTCGCCCGCCTGGAGGCACAGCTCGCGCTGAGCGAGCTGGCCCGCAGACTGGAGAACCCCCGCCTGCTGGAGGACCCGCCGCCCTACCGGCAGAACGCTGTCCTGCGTGGCCCACGCCATCTACCGATCGCCTGTGACGGCATCCGCCCCTAG
- a CDS encoding DUF4326 domain-containing protein encodes MPTTVINLKGHIHEFGPRLEHAPADLVYIGRRWTMGHWDLPQHPLYNPFAYDTPTKKRDGTRAEIMEKYRAYLLERPDLLDQVPALRGKTLACWCAPELCHGDILAELADAS; translated from the coding sequence ATGCCCACCACCGTGATCAACCTCAAGGGTCATATCCACGAGTTCGGCCCCCGGCTCGAACACGCCCCCGCGGACCTCGTCTACATCGGCCGCCGCTGGACCATGGGCCACTGGGACCTCCCGCAGCACCCGCTCTACAACCCCTTCGCCTACGACACCCCCACCAAGAAGCGCGACGGCACCCGCGCCGAGATCATGGAGAAGTACCGGGCGTATCTCCTCGAACGCCCCGACCTCCTCGACCAGGTGCCCGCCCTGCGTGGCAAGACGCTGGCCTGCTGGTGCGCACCCGAGCTGTGCCACGGCGACATCCTGGCGGAGCTGGCCGACGCCTCGTAG
- a CDS encoding ROK family transcriptional regulator: MGRLTGGDPSLLRRINSAVVLHALRATDCATLTEITRVTGLSRPTVEGVVEGLIEAGLVVEQAAEEGAARRQGRPARRFRFRAEAGHLLGLEIGPHRVAGLLADLDGRVLGAMSKEVDETASADERLERLRTAVADLLRRAGVARSSLRAVGVGSPGIVEADGTVRLGTALPEWTGLRLGDRLNRSFKCPVLVENDANAAAVAEHWKGSATESDDVVFVLAGLSPGAGSLIGGRLHRGYGGAAGEIGALHLLGRGATPETLLSTTDEPLHPLDEQAVAEVFALAKGGDQRARAAVDRFIQRLVHDVAALVLALDPELVVVGGWAAGLDGVLEPLRRELARYCLRPPKVALSLLGEAAVATGALRLALDHVEEQLFAVEGTVTARR, encoded by the coding sequence TTGGGGCGGTTGACCGGCGGGGACCCCTCTCTGCTGCGAAGGATCAATTCCGCGGTGGTGCTGCACGCGTTGCGTGCCACGGACTGCGCGACGCTGACCGAGATCACCCGGGTGACCGGGTTGTCCCGGCCCACGGTCGAAGGTGTCGTGGAAGGGCTGATCGAGGCCGGGCTCGTGGTCGAGCAGGCGGCCGAGGAGGGCGCGGCACGGCGCCAGGGCCGTCCCGCGCGGAGGTTTCGGTTCCGGGCCGAGGCGGGCCATCTGCTGGGCCTGGAGATCGGTCCCCATCGTGTCGCCGGGCTCCTCGCCGATCTGGACGGCCGGGTGCTGGGCGCCATGTCCAAGGAGGTGGACGAGACCGCGTCGGCGGACGAGCGGCTGGAACGGCTGCGCACGGCGGTCGCGGATCTGCTGCGCCGGGCGGGTGTCGCGCGCAGTTCCCTGCGTGCGGTCGGCGTGGGCAGCCCGGGGATCGTCGAGGCGGACGGCACCGTGCGCCTGGGTACGGCGCTGCCGGAGTGGACGGGGCTGCGCCTGGGCGACCGGCTGAACCGCTCCTTCAAATGCCCGGTGCTCGTCGAGAACGACGCCAACGCGGCGGCGGTCGCCGAGCACTGGAAGGGCTCGGCGACGGAGTCGGACGATGTGGTGTTCGTGCTGGCCGGGCTGAGCCCGGGGGCCGGTTCGCTGATCGGCGGGCGGCTGCACCGGGGATACGGGGGTGCCGCCGGGGAGATCGGGGCGCTCCATCTGCTCGGCCGCGGAGCCACTCCCGAGACGCTGCTGTCGACCACGGACGAGCCCCTGCACCCGCTCGACGAGCAGGCCGTCGCCGAGGTCTTCGCGCTGGCCAAGGGCGGTGACCAGCGGGCTCGCGCCGCGGTCGACCGCTTCATCCAGCGCCTCGTGCACGACGTGGCGGCCCTCGTCCTCGCCCTCGACCCGGAACTGGTCGTCGTCGGCGGCTGGGCGGCGGGTCTGGACGGCGTACTGGAACCGCTGCGGCGCGAGCTGGCGCGCTACTGTCTGCGCCCGCCCAAGGTGGCGCTCTCCCTGCTGGGCGAGGCGGCCGTCGCGACGGGCGCCCTTCGGCTGGCCCTCGATCATGTGGAGGAGCAGCTGTTCGCGGTCGAGGGGACCGTGACCGCACGCCGCTGA
- the mug gene encoding G/U mismatch-specific DNA glycosylase has product MPDVVGDGLKVLFCGINPGLMTAATGHHFARPGNRFWPVLHLSGFTPRLMKPSEQGELPSYGLGITNVVARATARADELSAEEYREGGRLLSAKVARLRPGWLAVVGVTAYRAAFEDRKAVVGPQERTIGDTRVWVLPNPSGLNAHWTAATMAEEFGRLRVAAAEG; this is encoded by the coding sequence GTGCCGGATGTCGTCGGGGACGGCCTCAAGGTGCTTTTCTGCGGCATCAATCCGGGGTTGATGACCGCCGCCACGGGCCACCACTTCGCCCGTCCCGGCAACCGCTTCTGGCCCGTGCTGCATCTGTCGGGGTTCACGCCCCGGCTGATGAAGCCGTCGGAGCAGGGCGAGTTGCCGTCGTACGGGCTCGGCATCACGAACGTGGTGGCGCGCGCGACCGCCCGGGCCGACGAGTTGTCCGCGGAGGAGTACCGCGAGGGCGGACGGCTGCTGAGCGCGAAGGTGGCGCGACTGCGGCCGGGGTGGCTGGCGGTGGTGGGGGTGACCGCCTACAGGGCGGCCTTCGAAGACCGGAAGGCGGTGGTCGGCCCGCAGGAGCGGACGATCGGGGACACCCGGGTCTGGGTGCTGCCCAACCCGAGTGGGCTCAACGCGCACTGGACGGCGGCGACGATGGCCGAGGAGTTCGGACGGCTGCGGGTGGCTGCCGCCGAGGGGTAG
- a CDS encoding ABC transporter ATP-binding protein → MTSIDVQNLTKEYGSLRAVDDLTFSVLPGRVTGFLGPNGAGKSTTMRLVLGLDRPTSGTATVGGRPYASFDEPLRQVGALLDAGAAHGSRTARDHLRALAASNRISERRVDNVLEESGLASVARRRVKTYSLGMRQRLGIAAALLGDPPVVLLDEPSNGLDPEGIVWIREVLRRLAREGRTVLVSSHLMNETASFADHLVVLGRGRLLADTPLPEFIHARVRPRVRVRTTDGAALGALLARHGHEAVEGADGAWTVPHARVEDIGLLASGAGLPILELAAEEGTLEEAYLDLTAAEAEFTAVPSPTRPQEARS, encoded by the coding sequence ATGACCAGCATCGACGTCCAGAACCTGACCAAGGAGTACGGCAGTCTGCGCGCCGTGGACGACCTCACCTTCAGCGTGCTTCCCGGCCGTGTCACCGGCTTCCTCGGACCCAACGGCGCCGGAAAGTCCACCACCATGCGGCTCGTCCTGGGTCTTGACCGGCCCACGTCCGGCACCGCCACCGTCGGCGGCCGGCCCTACGCCTCGTTCGACGAACCCCTGCGCCAAGTCGGAGCACTGCTCGACGCAGGGGCCGCGCACGGCTCGCGCACCGCGCGCGACCATCTGCGGGCACTCGCCGCGAGCAACCGCATCTCCGAACGCCGGGTGGACAACGTATTGGAGGAGTCGGGGCTCGCGTCCGTGGCGCGGCGCAGGGTGAAGACGTACTCCCTGGGCATGCGACAGCGCCTGGGGATCGCGGCCGCGCTCCTCGGTGACCCGCCCGTGGTGCTGCTCGACGAACCGTCGAACGGGCTCGACCCCGAAGGGATCGTCTGGATCCGCGAGGTGCTGCGCCGACTGGCCCGTGAAGGCCGCACGGTGCTCGTCTCCAGCCATCTCATGAACGAGACCGCGTCCTTCGCCGACCACCTCGTCGTCCTCGGCCGGGGCCGGCTCCTCGCCGACACCCCCCTGCCGGAGTTCATCCACGCGCGCGTGCGGCCCCGGGTACGGGTGCGCACCACGGACGGCGCCGCTCTCGGCGCGCTGCTCGCGCGCCACGGTCACGAGGCCGTCGAGGGTGCGGACGGAGCGTGGACCGTCCCGCACGCACGTGTGGAGGACATCGGGCTCCTCGCCTCCGGCGCGGGCCTGCCGATCCTCGAACTCGCGGCGGAGGAGGGCACGTTGGAGGAGGCGTACCTCGATCTGACCGCCGCCGAGGCCGAGTTCACCGCCGTACCGTCGCCCACCCGGCCCCAGGAGGCCCGCTCATGA
- a CDS encoding sensor histidine kinase, protein MARFLRPLFLGTTYTRLLHLWVPMLCVSVWLFIDMSRPWVPAVLLIPLGLVPAVRRGEGVQARYMLAPDAPRERGGRDAVISVAPSATWRDRLRTVLWLEVRMGLGAVTTGVTVWLPVTAIELAGAACGRPVDITLLPVSPPPWACALLVPVPLLALYGAVVGLGELVTAIAHRLLGPSPAERLAALEERTEQLLERTRIARELHDSIGHALTVAVVQAGAARAAGDPAFTDRALLAIEDTGRAALEDLERVLGVLREAGRPASGRPTLSEADRLLESARGSGAKVDAEVTGALETVPGPVSREGYRILQESLTNVLRHAGSVPVRVRIAVDDGTLGLEVRNPLTAGMSGPGRGSGLRGIRERAALLGGRARTGPDGGDWQVRVELPLR, encoded by the coding sequence ATGGCCCGCTTTCTGCGCCCGTTGTTCCTGGGGACCACCTACACGCGCCTGCTGCATCTGTGGGTGCCGATGCTGTGCGTCAGCGTGTGGCTGTTCATCGACATGTCGAGACCGTGGGTGCCCGCGGTGCTGTTGATCCCGCTGGGGCTGGTCCCGGCCGTGCGGCGGGGCGAGGGCGTGCAGGCGCGGTACATGCTGGCGCCGGACGCGCCGCGGGAGCGGGGCGGCCGGGACGCGGTGATCTCGGTCGCGCCGTCGGCGACCTGGCGGGACCGGCTGCGGACCGTGCTGTGGCTCGAAGTACGGATGGGCCTCGGGGCGGTGACGACGGGGGTCACCGTCTGGTTGCCGGTGACCGCCATCGAGCTGGCCGGGGCCGCCTGCGGTCGCCCCGTCGACATCACACTGCTGCCGGTGTCGCCCCCGCCGTGGGCCTGCGCCCTGCTCGTACCCGTGCCGCTGCTCGCGCTGTACGGCGCGGTCGTCGGCCTCGGCGAGCTGGTCACGGCCATCGCCCACCGTCTGCTGGGCCCCTCCCCCGCCGAGCGCCTCGCCGCCCTGGAGGAACGCACCGAACAGCTCCTGGAACGCACGCGCATCGCCCGTGAGCTGCACGACTCGATCGGGCACGCGCTGACGGTGGCGGTGGTGCAGGCAGGCGCGGCACGGGCGGCCGGCGACCCCGCGTTCACCGACCGGGCGCTGCTCGCCATCGAGGACACCGGCCGGGCCGCCCTGGAGGACCTGGAACGCGTGCTCGGCGTGCTGCGCGAGGCGGGGCGCCCCGCGAGCGGCCGACCCACGCTGAGCGAGGCGGACCGGCTCCTGGAGTCGGCGCGCGGCTCGGGTGCGAAGGTGGACGCCGAGGTGACGGGTGCGTTGGAGACCGTGCCGGGACCGGTCTCCCGCGAGGGCTACCGCATCCTCCAGGAGAGTCTGACCAACGTGCTGCGGCACGCGGGGAGCGTGCCGGTGCGGGTCCGTATCGCGGTCGACGACGGCACTCTGGGCCTGGAGGTCCGCAATCCGCTGACGGCCGGGATGTCGGGGCCGGGCCGCGGCAGTGGCCTGCGGGGCATACGGGAGCGGGCGGCACTGCTCGGCGGGCGGGCGCGGACCGGGCCGGACGGGGGTGACTGGCAGGTACGGGTCGAGCTGCCGTTGCGCTGA
- the purB gene encoding adenylosuccinate lyase, whose translation MTAAPAKPRIPNVLAGRYASAELATLWSPEQKVKLERQLWLAVLRAQKDLGIEVPDAPIADYERVLDQVDLASIAEREKVTRHDVKARIEEFNDLAGHEHVHKGMTSRDLTENVEQLQIRLSLELMRDRTVAVLARLGKLAGEYAELVMAGRSHNVAAQATTLGKRFATAADELLVAYGRVEELLARYPLRGIKGPVGTAQDMLDLLGGDAAKLAELEQRIAGHLGFSQAFTSVGQVYPRSLDYEVVTALVQLAAAPSSTAKTIRLMAGHELVTEGFKPGQVGSSAMPHKMNTRSCERVNGLMVILRGYASMTGELAGDQWNEGDVSCSVVRRVALPDAFFALDGLLETFLTVLDEFGAFPAVVARELDRYLPFLATTKVLMGAVRAGVGREVAHEAIKENAVASALAMREQGAERNELLDKLAADERIPLDRAQLDELMADKLSFTGAAADQVAAVVGRIEEIVKQHPEAAGYTPGAIL comes from the coding sequence GTGACTGCCGCGCCTGCAAAGCCCCGTATCCCCAACGTCCTCGCCGGACGCTACGCCTCCGCCGAGCTCGCCACGCTCTGGTCCCCCGAGCAGAAGGTGAAGTTGGAGCGTCAGCTCTGGCTCGCCGTGCTGCGGGCGCAGAAGGACCTCGGCATCGAGGTCCCGGACGCCCCCATCGCCGACTACGAGCGCGTCCTCGACCAGGTCGACCTGGCCTCCATCGCCGAGCGCGAGAAGGTCACGCGGCACGACGTGAAGGCGCGGATCGAGGAGTTCAACGACCTCGCCGGGCATGAGCACGTACACAAGGGCATGACGTCCCGTGACCTCACCGAGAACGTCGAGCAGCTGCAGATCCGGCTCTCGCTGGAGCTGATGCGCGACCGCACGGTGGCCGTCCTGGCGCGGCTCGGCAAGCTGGCGGGCGAGTACGCCGAACTGGTCATGGCCGGCCGCTCGCACAACGTGGCCGCCCAGGCCACCACCCTCGGCAAGCGCTTCGCGACCGCGGCCGACGAGCTGCTCGTCGCGTACGGCCGTGTCGAGGAGCTGCTCGCCCGCTACCCGCTGCGCGGCATCAAGGGCCCGGTCGGCACCGCGCAGGACATGCTCGACCTGCTGGGCGGGGACGCGGCGAAGCTCGCCGAGCTGGAGCAGCGGATCGCCGGGCACCTCGGCTTCTCGCAGGCCTTCACCTCCGTCGGCCAGGTCTACCCGCGCTCGCTGGACTACGAGGTCGTGACCGCGTTGGTGCAGCTGGCGGCCGCGCCGTCCTCGACGGCCAAGACGATCCGGCTGATGGCCGGGCACGAGCTGGTGACCGAGGGCTTCAAGCCGGGCCAGGTCGGCTCCTCGGCGATGCCGCACAAGATGAACACCCGCTCCTGCGAGCGTGTCAACGGCCTCATGGTCATCCTGCGCGGCTATGCCTCGATGACCGGCGAGCTGGCGGGCGACCAGTGGAACGAGGGCGACGTGTCCTGCTCGGTGGTCCGCCGGGTCGCGCTGCCCGACGCGTTCTTCGCGCTGGACGGTCTGCTGGAGACCTTCCTCACCGTCCTCGACGAGTTCGGCGCCTTCCCGGCCGTCGTCGCGCGCGAGCTGGACCGCTATCTGCCCTTCCTCGCGACGACCAAGGTCCTGATGGGCGCGGTGCGCGCGGGCGTCGGCCGTGAGGTCGCGCACGAGGCGATCAAGGAGAACGCCGTCGCCTCCGCGCTCGCCATGCGCGAACAGGGCGCCGAGCGCAACGAACTCCTCGACAAGCTCGCCGCCGACGAACGCATTCCGCTCGACCGCGCGCAGCTGGACGAGCTGATGGCCGACAAGCTGTCGTTCACCGGTGCCGCTGCCGACCAGGTCGCCGCCGTCGTCGGCCGCATCGAGGAGATCGTGAAGCAGCACCCGGAAGCCGCAGGTTACACGCCGGGGGCGATCCTCTGA
- a CDS encoding ferredoxin, with protein MRLVVDLNRCQGYAQCAFLAPDVFVMHGDESLLYSPEVEEDRREDLARAVAACPVQAIVVDANFPDTNSGTDR; from the coding sequence GTGAGGCTTGTCGTCGATCTCAACCGCTGCCAGGGATACGCGCAGTGCGCGTTCCTGGCTCCCGATGTTTTCGTCATGCACGGGGACGAGTCCCTGCTCTACAGCCCCGAGGTCGAGGAGGATCGGCGCGAGGACTTGGCGCGAGCCGTCGCCGCGTGTCCCGTCCAGGCCATCGTGGTGGACGCGAACTTCCCCGACACGAACTCCGGAACCGACCGGTGA
- a CDS encoding NAD(P)/FAD-dependent oxidoreductase has product MSVDGSLDRLKREGRIVVVGASLAGLRAAETLREKGFDGSLTMIGDEPYEPYDRPPLSKQVLLGRATADRTGLPRHRAIDARWRLGVPATGLDMAARRVRLADGDEVEYDRLLIATGIRARPWPQEDEAELDGVFVLRTRDDAEALERSLAQGPRRVLVIGAGFTGSEIASACRERGIAVTVAERADAPLVGALGGVVGRVAAELHRKHGVDLRCGVMVTGLEGDSAGRVRAAHFSDGNTIEADVVVVSLGAQRNTEWLAGSGLGAGPRGIACDAGCRAFDIRGIVTDDIYVAGDVARSPHPLFGYQFLSLEHWGNAVAQAETAAHNMLSDSADRRPHIWVPAFWSSQFGVNIKSVGVPSMGTEILIAQGSRSEHRFTGVYGYQDRVIGAVTFDQTKWLQFYQQLIETTAPFPPASPTVDRRPEGQQPMPADFPDPSVPTHGPTVTLSGYAPDDRRLTFTPARH; this is encoded by the coding sequence GTGAGCGTCGACGGATCGCTGGACCGGCTCAAACGTGAAGGTCGCATCGTCGTCGTCGGCGCCTCGCTTGCGGGGCTTCGGGCCGCGGAGACCTTGCGGGAGAAGGGGTTCGACGGTTCCCTCACGATGATCGGGGACGAGCCCTACGAGCCGTACGACCGACCGCCGTTGTCCAAGCAGGTTCTGCTGGGCAGGGCGACGGCGGACCGCACCGGCCTCCCCCGGCACCGCGCCATCGACGCGCGGTGGCGCCTCGGGGTTCCGGCCACCGGCCTCGACATGGCGGCCCGGCGGGTACGGCTGGCCGACGGCGACGAGGTGGAGTACGACCGGCTGCTCATCGCCACCGGTATACGAGCCAGGCCCTGGCCCCAGGAGGACGAGGCGGAGCTCGACGGGGTGTTCGTGCTGCGGACCCGCGACGACGCCGAGGCGCTGGAGCGCTCGCTCGCGCAGGGCCCCCGCCGCGTGCTCGTCATCGGCGCCGGGTTCACCGGCTCCGAGATCGCCTCCGCCTGCCGGGAACGCGGGATCGCGGTGACCGTGGCCGAGCGGGCGGACGCGCCGCTGGTCGGAGCGCTCGGCGGAGTCGTCGGCCGGGTAGCCGCCGAGCTGCACCGCAAACACGGCGTCGACCTGCGCTGCGGCGTCATGGTGACCGGCCTGGAGGGCGACTCCGCGGGACGCGTCCGCGCCGCGCATTTCTCCGACGGGAACACCATCGAGGCCGACGTGGTGGTCGTCTCCCTCGGTGCCCAGCGCAACACCGAATGGCTCGCCGGGTCAGGACTCGGCGCGGGTCCCCGCGGGATCGCCTGTGACGCCGGGTGCCGGGCCTTCGACATCCGGGGCATCGTCACCGACGACATCTATGTGGCCGGCGATGTCGCACGGTCCCCGCACCCGCTGTTCGGATACCAGTTCCTGTCCCTGGAGCACTGGGGCAACGCCGTCGCCCAGGCCGAGACCGCCGCGCACAACATGCTGAGCGACAGTGCGGACCGCCGCCCCCACATCTGGGTGCCCGCCTTCTGGTCCTCCCAGTTCGGCGTGAACATCAAGTCCGTCGGGGTGCCGTCGATGGGTACCGAGATCCTCATCGCCCAGGGCTCCCGCAGCGAGCACAGGTTCACCGGCGTCTACGGGTACCAGGACCGCGTCATCGGCGCCGTCACCTTCGACCAGACGAAGTGGCTGCAGTTCTACCAACAGCTCATCGAGACCACGGCGCCGTTCCCGCCGGCCTCCCCCACCGTGGACCGCCGCCCCGAGGGGCAGCAGCCGATGCCCGCGGACTTCCCCGACCCGTCCGTGCCCACCCACGGCCCGACCGTCACCCTCAGCGGATACGCGCCGGACGACCGACGGCTGACGTTCACCCCCGCTCGGCACTGA